The Desulfuromonas versatilis genome has a segment encoding these proteins:
- a CDS encoding c-type cytochrome — protein sequence MRNRFYLAGLLAALLLSAACSKQEESKPAPAVEKAAPAPVEEKAAAAVSEAKEAAEAVAEKAAQGVEHAKEQAHQAFKEVHEAAKEAHADVKTAAGQMVAEAASGGGEAIYSKSCAACHEAGIAGAPKTGDQSAWAARLEKGMEALVKNAINGYQGEAGMMPARGGNPALSDQEVEAAVHYMVEASR from the coding sequence ATGAGAAACCGTTTTTACCTGGCTGGCCTGCTTGCGGCCCTGCTGCTCAGCGCCGCCTGCAGCAAGCAGGAGGAGAGCAAGCCCGCCCCGGCCGTGGAAAAGGCCGCACCTGCTCCGGTTGAGGAAAAGGCGGCGGCCGCCGTGAGCGAGGCCAAGGAAGCCGCGGAGGCCGTTGCTGAAAAGGCGGCCCAGGGGGTGGAGCATGCCAAGGAGCAGGCCCACCAGGCATTCAAGGAGGTCCACGAGGCGGCCAAGGAGGCGCACGCCGACGTCAAGACAGCGGCTGGCCAGATGGTGGCAGAGGCCGCTTCCGGCGGGGGCGAGGCCATCTATTCCAAGTCCTGTGCGGCCTGTCACGAGGCGGGGATCGCCGGGGCCCCGAAAACCGGCGACCAGAGTGCCTGGGCCGCTCGCCTCGAAAAGGGGATGGAGGCCCTGGTGAAAAATGCCATCAACGGCTACCAGGGAGAGGCGGGGATGATGCCGGCCAGGGGGGGTAATCCGGCCCTCAGCGACCAGGAGGTCGAGGCGGCGGTTCACTACATGGTGGAGGCCAGCCGCTGA
- the ybaK gene encoding Cys-tRNA(Pro) deacylase — protein sequence MAKDKTPVTPAIRLLREQRVTFEPRPYSYEEKGGTAVSARELGVDEHAVIKTLIMEDENHSPLIVLMHGDREVSTKELARILGVKKVQPCTPETANRHSGYLVGGTSPFGTRKPMPVYMEETICELPRIYINGGKRGFLVELDPRDAQRILEAVLVKVGI from the coding sequence ATGGCCAAGGATAAAACCCCCGTCACCCCAGCCATCCGGTTGCTTCGCGAGCAAAGGGTCACCTTCGAGCCCCGACCCTATAGCTATGAAGAGAAGGGTGGGACCGCGGTCTCCGCCCGGGAGCTGGGGGTCGATGAACACGCCGTGATCAAGACCCTGATCATGGAAGACGAGAACCATTCCCCGCTGATCGTTCTGATGCATGGCGACCGGGAAGTCTCCACCAAGGAACTTGCCCGCATTCTTGGGGTAAAAAAAGTTCAACCCTGCACTCCCGAGACGGCGAACCGCCACTCCGGCTACCTGGTGGGCGGCACTTCCCCCTTCGGCACCCGCAAACCCATGCCGGTCTACATGGAGGAGACCATCTGCGAGCTGCCGCGCATCTACATCAACGGCGGCAAGCGGGGCTTTCTGGTCGAACTCGACCCCAGGGACGCCCAGCGGATACTCGAAGCGGTGCTGGTCAAAGTCGGGATATGA
- a CDS encoding nitroreductase family protein, whose product MLPMLLKRRSTRRFTNQQVDRQQIDQLIEAALRSPSSRGRNPWEFVVVSEPETLAQLARAKQHGSDFLKGAPLAIVVVADPERSDVWVEDCAIASILIQLTAQSIGLASCWVQIRERQHNEELDSEQYLRNLLGLPERYRVLSVIGIGHPDEFKQGHPKSSLEMEKIHYGRYGGKNS is encoded by the coding sequence ATGCTCCCTATGCTCCTGAAACGTCGTAGCACCCGCCGTTTTACCAACCAACAGGTGGACCGCCAACAGATCGATCAGTTGATCGAGGCGGCCCTGCGCTCCCCCTCCTCTCGAGGTCGCAACCCCTGGGAGTTCGTCGTGGTGAGCGAACCCGAAACCCTGGCGCAACTCGCCCGCGCCAAACAGCACGGTTCCGACTTCCTGAAGGGCGCCCCTCTGGCAATAGTGGTGGTCGCCGACCCGGAGCGCAGCGACGTCTGGGTTGAGGACTGCGCCATCGCCTCGATCCTCATCCAGCTCACGGCCCAGTCCATCGGCCTGGCGAGTTGCTGGGTCCAGATCCGTGAACGGCAGCACAACGAGGAGCTCGACTCGGAGCAGTATCTCCGCAATCTGCTGGGACTTCCCGAACGCTACCGGGTCCTCTCGGTCATCGGCATCGGCCATCCCGACGAATTCAAACAGGGCCACCCCAAAAGCTCGCTGGAGATGGAGAAGATCCACTACGGCCGGTATGGGGGCAAGAACTCGTGA
- a CDS encoding L,D-transpeptidase family protein: MLRSYLRHALIFPLAIGLLWAGDVCAQDLDARIRHNLEKELGGASQIPVMALGDAALMLQAELGEFYAERSFQPVWVAEGREKQAAVALVDILRGAAGEGLCPEDYHLGYLEDLLRLFEDYRRYGLEPDPAWLAQFEILLSDGLFRYASHLIQGRVDPAEVHDAWRASPRKADLAKLLRYAVDSERLETVLADLVPPHPGYQRLKSALKGLRRISALGGWATIPAGPLLRPGGSDPRLPLLRQRLWAEGDLVPPIDWSGGKYGEEAGDYPRQVEGRAGLINPGSRLVDVASTRYDSATIAAMRRFQRRHGLSPDGVLGPKTLTELNVSVEERIRQVELNLERWRWLPKSLGSRYLMVNAADFRLRVVEQGSTVLTMPVVVGTGYRKTPVFSAHMTYLEFAPYWIVPPTILREDKLPLIRSNPDWLRRHNYEIVPWGAAAERTIDPGEINWRTVRADRFPGVLRMRPGPWNPLGRVKFMFPNRYAVYLHDTPDRHLFNRNVRSFSSGCIRIERPLDLAQYLLENDGWDCEALIAKMRGSRPSRVELQRPLPVHILYWTAWVDEAGVLNFREDLYHRDLDLELALFEGGTAAGPAGETLAERAGG; the protein is encoded by the coding sequence ATGTTGAGAAGCTACCTGAGACATGCCCTCATTTTCCCCCTGGCGATAGGGCTTTTATGGGCAGGGGACGTTTGTGCCCAGGACCTAGACGCGCGGATTCGCCATAACCTCGAGAAGGAGCTGGGCGGCGCTTCGCAGATCCCGGTCATGGCATTGGGCGACGCGGCTCTAATGCTGCAGGCGGAACTGGGCGAGTTCTATGCGGAGCGCAGTTTTCAGCCGGTCTGGGTGGCCGAAGGGCGGGAAAAGCAAGCCGCGGTTGCCCTGGTCGATATCCTCCGCGGGGCGGCCGGGGAAGGTCTGTGCCCGGAGGATTATCACCTTGGCTACCTGGAGGATCTGCTGCGCCTGTTCGAGGATTACCGGCGCTACGGCCTGGAGCCTGACCCGGCCTGGCTGGCCCAGTTCGAAATTCTGCTCAGCGACGGGCTTTTCCGCTATGCCTCGCACCTGATTCAGGGCAGGGTCGACCCCGCCGAGGTTCATGACGCCTGGAGGGCCAGTCCCCGCAAGGCCGATCTGGCGAAGCTGTTGCGCTACGCCGTGGACAGCGAGCGGCTGGAAACGGTTCTCGCCGACCTGGTCCCGCCTCATCCTGGCTATCAGCGCCTGAAGAGCGCTTTGAAGGGGTTGCGGAGAATTTCGGCCCTGGGCGGGTGGGCAACCATACCGGCCGGGCCTCTGCTGCGCCCGGGGGGCAGCGATCCCCGCCTGCCCCTGCTGCGGCAGAGGTTGTGGGCCGAGGGCGACCTGGTGCCGCCCATCGACTGGAGTGGCGGGAAATATGGGGAGGAAGCGGGGGATTACCCCCGCCAGGTAGAAGGCCGAGCGGGCTTGATCAACCCTGGCTCTCGGCTGGTCGATGTGGCCAGCACCCGCTACGATTCCGCGACGATTGCGGCCATGCGGCGGTTTCAGCGGCGCCACGGGCTTTCACCCGACGGGGTGCTGGGGCCGAAGACTCTGACCGAACTCAACGTGTCCGTCGAGGAGCGGATCCGGCAGGTCGAGCTGAACCTGGAGCGTTGGCGCTGGTTGCCGAAAAGCCTCGGCAGCCGCTATCTCATGGTCAATGCCGCGGACTTCAGACTGCGGGTGGTTGAGCAGGGCAGCACGGTGCTGACCATGCCCGTGGTGGTGGGCACCGGCTATCGGAAAACGCCGGTCTTCTCGGCGCACATGACCTATCTCGAGTTCGCTCCCTATTGGATAGTGCCGCCGACCATCCTGCGCGAGGACAAGCTGCCGCTCATTCGCTCCAATCCCGACTGGCTGCGCAGGCACAATTACGAAATCGTTCCCTGGGGCGCCGCCGCCGAGCGGACCATCGATCCGGGGGAAATCAACTGGCGAACCGTGCGCGCGGATAGATTTCCCGGAGTCCTGCGCATGCGGCCGGGGCCCTGGAACCCACTGGGGCGGGTGAAGTTCATGTTTCCCAACCGCTATGCGGTCTATCTGCACGACACCCCGGATCGCCACCTGTTCAATCGTAACGTCCGCTCCTTCAGCTCGGGCTGCATCCGCATCGAACGCCCTCTGGATCTGGCCCAATACCTGCTGGAGAACGATGGCTGGGATTGTGAAGCGCTGATCGCCAAGATGCGCGGCAGCCGTCCTTCCAGGGTGGAACTGCAGCGGCCGCTGCCGGTGCATATTCTTTACTGGACCGCCTGGGTGGACGAGGCCGGCGTTTTGAACTTCCGCGAGGACCTCTATCACCGGGACCTGGACCTGGAGCTGGCTTTGTTTGAAGGCGGCACTGCAGCCGGCCCCGCGGGGGAGACCTTGGCGGAAAGGGCGGGCGGCTGA
- a CDS encoding SIR2 family NAD-dependent protein deacylase — translation MELEERFARAAEALGSARALVITSGAGMGVDSGLPDFRGNQGFWNAYPMYERLGISFIDAANPAHFERDPAWGWGFYGHRTNLYRQTVPHRGFGMLLEWADRFGLETFVVTSNVDGQFQKAGYAEDQILEVHGSIHHLQCLKPCSDDIWDNREQIPVDLETMRAGQLPKCRRCGGIARPNILMFGDYSWLPNRTRGQEMRFDLFVDQHRDSPMLVIEMGAGTAIPTIRYLSERLGSRKNSRVVRINPREPMIGAPHLAIPCGALEGLQGIARHLK, via the coding sequence ATGGAGCTTGAGGAGCGGTTTGCCAGGGCTGCCGAGGCGCTTGGCAGCGCCAGGGCGTTGGTCATCACCAGCGGCGCAGGGATGGGGGTTGATTCGGGGCTGCCCGATTTTCGCGGCAACCAGGGGTTCTGGAACGCCTACCCCATGTACGAAAGGCTGGGCATCAGCTTCATCGACGCGGCCAACCCGGCCCATTTCGAGCGCGATCCGGCCTGGGGGTGGGGTTTCTACGGGCACCGCACCAACCTCTATCGCCAGACCGTGCCGCATCGAGGCTTCGGGATGCTGCTGGAGTGGGCCGATCGCTTCGGGCTGGAAACCTTCGTGGTCACCTCCAACGTCGACGGCCAGTTCCAGAAGGCCGGTTATGCCGAAGACCAGATCCTCGAAGTGCACGGGTCGATCCACCACCTGCAGTGCCTCAAACCCTGCAGCGACGACATCTGGGACAACCGCGAGCAGATCCCCGTCGACCTGGAAACCATGCGCGCCGGCCAGCTGCCCAAATGCCGCCGCTGCGGCGGCATCGCCCGCCCCAACATCCTCATGTTCGGCGATTACTCTTGGCTGCCCAACCGCACCCGCGGCCAGGAGATGCGCTTCGACCTGTTTGTCGACCAGCACCGCGACAGCCCCATGCTGGTCATCGAAATGGGCGCCGGCACGGCCATCCCGACCATCCGCTATCTCAGCGAGCGGCTCGGCAGCCGCAAAAACTCGCGAGTCGTCCGCATCAACCCCCGTGAACCGATGATCGGGGCACCCCACCTGGCCATCCCCTGCGGAGCGCTGGAGGGTCTGCAAGGGATCGCCAGACACCTGAAGTAA
- a CDS encoding Crp/Fnr family transcriptional regulator, which translates to MDLKVPLQDIDKATLTQENPCSDGICRERLCGRMKRELRYFRFLAEEDLDEAAAYFECRQVENGKSLWREGDEGAFAAFVISGRVEINKLTEFGAKPIVVGIYSRGAVIGERSLLEDGGRSETAVVLDHADLVILTRASFQRMVEEHPGLGVKLLEGMLLTVSRRLQRSYERLAAIF; encoded by the coding sequence ATGGATCTGAAAGTACCCCTGCAGGATATAGACAAGGCGACCCTGACCCAGGAAAATCCCTGCTCCGACGGCATCTGCCGGGAGCGTCTCTGCGGCAGGATGAAGCGTGAACTTCGCTATTTCCGGTTTCTCGCCGAAGAGGATCTCGATGAGGCCGCCGCCTATTTCGAATGCCGCCAGGTGGAAAACGGCAAAAGCCTGTGGCGCGAAGGGGATGAGGGGGCCTTTGCAGCTTTCGTCATCTCCGGCCGGGTGGAAATCAACAAGTTGACCGAATTCGGCGCCAAGCCGATCGTGGTGGGGATCTACAGCCGGGGGGCGGTGATCGGCGAGCGCTCCCTGCTCGAGGACGGAGGCCGCTCGGAAACGGCGGTGGTGCTGGATCACGCCGACCTGGTCATCCTGACCCGCGCCAGCTTTCAGCGCATGGTGGAGGAGCACCCCGGTCTTGGGGTGAAACTGCTCGAAGGGATGCTGTTGACCGTGTCGCGGCGGCTCCAGCGCAGTTACGAGCGCCTGGCGGCCATCTTCTGA
- a CDS encoding nicotinate phosphoribosyltransferase — MNYPALMTDLYELTMLAGYFDEGMHEQPAVFDLFFREAPYRGSYAVFAGLQPALEYLENLRFTADELAYLKSLGLFKPAFLDYLKGFRFRGKLTAPPEGTVVFGQDPLLTVEGTLAEAQYVETALLNIVNFQTLVATKAARLSVAAGDGTVIEFGLRRAQGPDGGLSVGRAAFIGGVRSTSNLWAGQTYGIPVRGTHAHSWVMAFPDELSAFRAYAECFPDSCVLLVDTYDTLNSGIPNAITVARELKDQGHDMLGIRLDSGDLAYLSKEARRLFDEAGFPGVKIVASNELDEHVISSIRSEGGRIDIYGVGTRLATCSGEGGGALGGVYKLVRLADQPKLKVTSDIAKSTVPDRKKLLRVIDPEGTFLMDIMCRAEETVHPGDLVYDPTNPARHKTVPAGVRLEEIRRTVMEQGRILHPAPSLEEMADRCAEQLKRLPNGSLRLVNPHRYKVSISPQLHDLREALITAYEKRQPGAV; from the coding sequence ATGAACTACCCCGCGCTGATGACCGACCTCTACGAGCTGACCATGCTCGCGGGATATTTCGACGAAGGGATGCACGAGCAGCCGGCGGTCTTCGACCTGTTTTTCCGCGAAGCCCCCTACAGGGGGAGCTACGCCGTCTTTGCCGGGCTGCAGCCGGCACTGGAGTACCTGGAAAACCTTCGCTTCACCGCCGATGAACTGGCCTACCTGAAAAGCCTGGGCTTGTTCAAACCCGCCTTCCTCGACTATTTGAAGGGTTTCCGCTTCCGCGGCAAGCTCACCGCCCCTCCCGAGGGGACCGTGGTCTTCGGTCAGGACCCGCTGCTTACCGTGGAGGGAACCCTGGCCGAAGCCCAGTACGTTGAGACCGCCCTGCTCAACATCGTCAACTTCCAGACCCTTGTGGCCACCAAGGCCGCGCGCCTGTCGGTGGCCGCCGGCGACGGCACGGTCATCGAATTCGGCCTGCGCCGGGCCCAGGGGCCCGACGGCGGGCTGAGCGTCGGGCGCGCCGCTTTCATCGGCGGAGTGCGCAGCACCAGCAACCTGTGGGCCGGCCAAACCTACGGCATCCCGGTCAGGGGGACCCACGCCCACAGCTGGGTCATGGCCTTCCCCGACGAGCTGAGCGCCTTCCGCGCCTACGCCGAGTGCTTCCCCGACAGCTGCGTGCTGCTGGTCGACACCTACGACACCCTCAACAGCGGCATCCCCAACGCGATCACCGTAGCCCGTGAACTGAAAGACCAGGGGCACGACATGCTCGGCATCCGTCTCGATTCGGGGGACCTGGCCTACCTCAGCAAGGAGGCCCGGCGCCTGTTCGACGAGGCGGGGTTTCCCGGGGTGAAAATCGTCGCTTCCAACGAGCTCGACGAGCATGTCATCAGTTCGATTCGGAGCGAGGGCGGCCGGATCGACATCTACGGCGTCGGCACCCGGCTGGCCACCTGCAGCGGCGAAGGAGGGGGAGCGCTCGGCGGGGTTTACAAGCTGGTGCGCCTCGCCGACCAGCCCAAGCTCAAAGTGACCAGCGACATCGCCAAGAGCACCGTCCCCGACCGCAAGAAGTTGCTGCGGGTCATCGACCCCGAGGGCACCTTTCTGATGGATATCATGTGCCGCGCGGAAGAGACCGTGCACCCAGGCGATCTGGTCTACGATCCCACCAATCCGGCCAGGCACAAGACCGTCCCGGCGGGAGTACGCCTGGAGGAGATTCGCCGGACGGTCATGGAGCAGGGGCGCATCCTGCACCCCGCGCCGTCTCTGGAGGAGATGGCCGACCGTTGCGCAGAGCAGCTCAAGAGACTTCCCAACGGCTCGCTGCGCCTGGTCAACCCCCACCGATACAAGGTGTCGATCAGCCCCCAACTTCATGATCTGCGCGAGGCACTGATCACCGCCTACGAAAAACGCCAGCCCGGGGCTGTCTGA
- a CDS encoding HDOD domain-containing protein: MAETFQQIIRELSSLPLEPGTTARILIHLGNPTLSMRALASTIAADPVVAERLLQIARSPLYRISDKELGLEKALVRLGEERVRELVIDSFLDGLCPDATSAGRRLRDDALGCAMAAGIVNRICRTAKSEEAYLAGLLRHVGKMAMHRLDPGTCNRLEEVPGRSQTDDLDEEQRLFSFTHDQLGAALLEHWRFSSLVVQATRNHHGFSQVGDLNLTSCLDPQVYNLAATVSLAEGLCASLGIGVEKPRVDQDLAFQPGAIALSFGDREIDRALCQLQSQWAERT, from the coding sequence GTGGCGGAAACCTTTCAGCAGATCATCCGAGAACTCAGCTCCCTTCCCCTGGAGCCCGGAACGACGGCGAGGATCCTCATACACCTGGGGAATCCCACCCTGTCGATGCGGGCGCTCGCCTCCACCATCGCCGCCGACCCCGTGGTCGCCGAACGCCTGCTGCAAATTGCCCGGTCTCCACTCTACCGGATCAGCGATAAAGAGCTTGGCCTGGAAAAAGCCCTGGTCAGATTGGGCGAGGAAAGGGTGCGGGAACTGGTGATCGACTCATTCCTCGACGGCCTCTGCCCCGACGCAACCAGCGCGGGCAGGAGGCTGCGGGATGACGCCCTGGGCTGCGCCATGGCCGCCGGCATCGTCAACCGGATATGCCGCACGGCCAAGTCCGAGGAGGCCTACCTCGCCGGCCTGCTGCGCCATGTCGGCAAGATGGCCATGCATCGCCTCGATCCGGGAACCTGCAACAGGCTTGAAGAAGTGCCGGGGCGTTCCCAGACCGACGATCTCGACGAAGAGCAGCGCCTGTTCTCCTTCACCCATGACCAGCTCGGCGCCGCCCTGCTGGAACACTGGCGGTTCTCTTCGCTGGTAGTCCAGGCGACCCGCAATCACCACGGATTCAGCCAGGTCGGGGATCTCAACCTCACTTCCTGCCTCGACCCGCAGGTTTACAATCTCGCAGCGACAGTCAGCCTTGCCGAAGGGCTGTGCGCCTCACTGGGGATCGGCGTGGAAAAACCCAGGGTCGACCAGGACCTTGCCTTTCAACCCGGCGCCATCGCCCTGTCTTTCGGCGACCGCGAGATCGACCGGGCGCTCTGCCAGCTGCAAAGCCAGTGGGCCGAACGCACCTGA
- a CDS encoding rhomboid family intramembrane serine protease, translating to MDWKRLFDGLGMNGTRWQWRIMRWERNLKAMFKGEKVPGSGAVSLTPILIGINLVLFLLMTLHGLALGGGMRAMLNPPTQLLLFWGGQFWPLVIEHQQWWRCLTYAFTHGGLMHIAFNMVVLYQVGPLIEAEIGKRRFIVLYTLTALTATGLGYLWHPMTPVVGASGSLFGLIGFAVAYYHRMGPAGLEIRNFMFRWAVFAFIFGLVVGADNAGHLGGALGGAAFGLVLPLGVRGQRASAGLFNVLALFSAAGIAISLALLGYSILTGI from the coding sequence TTGGACTGGAAACGCCTTTTCGATGGACTCGGCATGAACGGGACCCGCTGGCAGTGGCGGATTATGCGCTGGGAGCGCAACCTCAAGGCCATGTTCAAGGGAGAGAAAGTCCCCGGCTCGGGAGCAGTCTCGCTCACCCCGATCCTGATCGGCATCAACCTCGTCCTGTTCCTGCTGATGACCCTGCACGGGCTGGCCCTCGGCGGGGGCATGCGGGCCATGCTCAACCCTCCCACCCAGTTGCTGCTGTTCTGGGGCGGCCAGTTCTGGCCCCTGGTCATCGAACATCAGCAGTGGTGGCGCTGCCTCACCTACGCCTTTACCCACGGCGGACTGATGCACATCGCCTTCAACATGGTGGTACTCTACCAGGTCGGCCCACTCATCGAAGCCGAGATCGGCAAGCGGCGCTTTATCGTCCTCTACACCCTCACCGCCCTGACGGCTACCGGACTCGGCTACCTCTGGCACCCGATGACCCCCGTGGTCGGTGCCTCGGGATCGCTGTTCGGCCTCATCGGCTTTGCGGTGGCCTATTATCACCGCATGGGTCCCGCCGGGCTGGAAATCCGCAATTTCATGTTCCGCTGGGCCGTGTTCGCCTTTATCTTCGGCCTGGTGGTCGGCGCCGACAATGCCGGTCACCTGGGCGGCGCCCTGGGTGGCGCGGCGTTCGGGCTGGTTCTGCCCCTGGGAGTGCGCGGCCAGCGTGCCTCGGCCGGGCTGTTCAATGTCCTGGCCCTCTTCTCGGCGGCCGGCATCGCAATCAGCTTGGCGTTGCTCGGCTATTCCATTCTCACCGGCATTTAG
- a CDS encoding MaoC family dehydratase — MSAADRLIEHYRPLIGSEIHVGPWLEITQERIDRFAEVTGDLQWIHTDPERAAAESPYRATIAHGYLTLSLLPYLTESNHPDFFDKSYPGMRLRVNYGLDRLRFPAPVLVGSKIRAHTLVKGTEKIGEAVQFTYLITVEIDGGEKPACVAEFLARVYP, encoded by the coding sequence ATGTCCGCCGCCGATCGTCTCATCGAGCACTACCGCCCCCTGATCGGGAGCGAGATTCACGTCGGGCCCTGGCTGGAGATCACCCAGGAGCGCATCGACCGGTTCGCCGAAGTCACCGGGGATCTGCAGTGGATTCACACCGACCCCGAACGCGCCGCCGCCGAATCGCCCTACCGGGCCACCATCGCCCACGGTTACCTGACCCTTTCGCTGCTTCCTTATCTCACGGAGAGCAACCACCCGGATTTTTTCGATAAAAGCTATCCCGGCATGCGCCTGAGAGTCAATTACGGCCTCGATCGCCTGCGTTTTCCCGCACCGGTGCTGGTCGGCTCGAAAATCCGCGCCCACACCCTGGTCAAGGGGACGGAAAAGATCGGCGAGGCGGTGCAGTTCACCTACCTCATCACCGTTGAAATAGACGGCGGCGAGAAACCCGCTTGCGTCGCAGAGTTTCTCGCCAGGGTCTATCCCTGA
- a CDS encoding aldehyde dehydrogenase (NADP(+)) has protein sequence MKLSGLQLIGSQDDHAGEQTFRATDPQNDIPLEPAFFEGTGTDVDRAVRLAEGDFDRLRAMGPQQRGGFIEDIANQIMALGDVLVRRACAETALPVGRIEAERGRTCNQLLLFARMVREGSWVDARIDRAQPGRSPAPKPDLRMMQVPLGPVAVFGAGNFPLAFSVAGGDTASALAAGCPVVVKGHPGHPGTSELVGRAIRRAASRCGVPAGVFSLVQGRGYEVGEALVRHPLVKAVAFTGSLKGGRALFDLAASRPEPIPVFAEMGSTNPVFILPGALRERGAQIARDLVESVTLGVGQFCTNPGLVFAMQGPGLDGFVQEAAACMAPKGPGPMLGPALKDNYQQRLAALLRIPGVEPVVPVHLQSHPGCRVSPLLLKTEAHRLLAEPLLGEELFGPASIIVACADRDELLGAARALVGQLTATVHGTDGELADYRELLFLLERKAGRILLNGFPTGVEVCDSMAHGGPYPATTDGRSTSVGSAAIRRFLRPVCYQNFAQPLLPEELRDRNSRGIWRLLDGVRTREDA, from the coding sequence ATGAAACTTTCCGGCCTGCAGCTCATCGGTTCGCAGGATGATCACGCCGGGGAACAGACCTTCCGGGCCACGGATCCGCAGAACGATATTCCCCTGGAACCCGCATTTTTCGAGGGTACCGGCACCGACGTCGATCGGGCCGTGCGGCTCGCCGAAGGCGATTTCGATCGGCTGCGGGCCATGGGACCGCAGCAGCGGGGGGGCTTTATCGAGGATATTGCCAATCAGATCATGGCCTTGGGGGATGTCCTCGTGCGAAGGGCCTGTGCGGAGACCGCCCTTCCCGTGGGGCGCATCGAGGCGGAACGGGGACGCACCTGCAACCAGCTGCTGCTTTTTGCCCGAATGGTCAGGGAGGGGTCCTGGGTGGATGCGCGTATTGATCGTGCCCAGCCCGGGAGGAGTCCGGCGCCCAAGCCGGACCTGCGGATGATGCAGGTGCCCCTGGGGCCGGTGGCGGTGTTCGGGGCCGGCAACTTTCCCCTGGCGTTTTCGGTGGCGGGCGGCGATACGGCCTCGGCCCTGGCCGCCGGCTGTCCCGTGGTGGTCAAGGGGCACCCCGGGCATCCGGGCACCTCGGAACTGGTGGGGCGGGCCATCCGCCGGGCGGCCTCCCGCTGCGGGGTCCCCGCAGGGGTTTTCTCCCTGGTCCAGGGGCGCGGGTATGAGGTGGGGGAGGCTCTGGTGCGCCACCCGCTGGTCAAGGCGGTGGCCTTTACCGGGTCGTTGAAGGGGGGGCGGGCCCTGTTCGACCTGGCCGCATCCCGTCCGGAGCCGATCCCGGTCTTTGCTGAAATGGGCAGCACCAACCCGGTGTTCATCCTGCCCGGGGCGCTGCGGGAAAGAGGCGCCCAGATCGCCCGCGACCTGGTCGAATCGGTGACCCTGGGGGTCGGCCAATTCTGCACCAATCCCGGACTGGTTTTCGCCATGCAGGGCCCGGGATTGGATGGCTTTGTCCAGGAGGCCGCTGCCTGTATGGCCCCAAAAGGACCGGGGCCCATGCTCGGCCCGGCGCTCAAGGACAACTATCAGCAACGGCTTGCGGCGCTTCTGCGGATCCCCGGCGTCGAACCCGTCGTGCCGGTGCACCTGCAGAGCCATCCGGGCTGCCGGGTCTCGCCGCTGCTGCTAAAAACCGAGGCGCACCGGCTGCTCGCGGAACCGCTTCTGGGGGAAGAATTGTTCGGTCCGGCCTCGATCATCGTCGCCTGCGCCGACCGGGACGAACTGCTGGGTGCGGCCCGCGCCCTCGTCGGACAGCTGACCGCTACCGTGCATGGAACCGACGGGGAGTTGGCGGATTACCGGGAGCTGCTGTTTCTGCTCGAGCGCAAGGCCGGGCGGATCCTGCTTAACGGGTTTCCCACCGGAGTGGAAGTCTGTGATTCGATGGCCCACGGCGGGCCCTATCCGGCGACCACCGATGGCCGCTCAACCTCCGTCGGCTCGGCGGCCATTCGCAGGTTCCTGCGTCCGGTCTGTTACCAGAACTTTGCCCAGCCGCTGCTCCCCGAGGAGCTCCGGGACCGGAACTCCCGGGGAATCTGGCGGCTGCTCGACGGGGTCCGGACCCGGGAAGACGCATGA